The DNA region TAGTCAAAACTCAATTTAAGATATCTGTAATGATGTCATTGATATCTTTAAAAGACGCCGTCGTTTATCCACTAAAGGTAATTAGAGATATCTCTAATTCGATTTCGACTagtcacaattgtattttaagaTATCTGAATTGTACTCGCTCGTAGAGCGAATCCACTGTTAGCGTGGACGTGAAACTACATTTCCTCAGCACCACCCAGAGTTCCTCCCCTCCTCCCTAGCTAACCGCTAACAACTTTAGTCTGCTTTTGTTTTCCGAGAGAAAAGATATGAAGTAGTTCAGGGATTATTAAACGATGACGGCAGCTGTTCTCGACAAAATAGCAAGAAAGTGTCAACAAATTGAAAGAGCTCAAAGTCAGGGAAATTGTGGTGAGCGCGAACTTCGTGTGATAGATGACTGCTTAAGAAATGCACAGAGAATTTCGTATTTGCTACCTCTTGAGACGTATGAAGAATTGAACAGAAATCTGGATGAAATTCGAACAATGCTGTCAACGCATTTGCGGAGTGAGGGAACTACAGCTTTTTCCGTTTCTCGAAGGAGTTCAGGTGAGTTTCTGGTTTTTAAAAACTAGGCCTATGTTCTTTATCTGCAGTAACCGCATACACAAGCGAGGCATCTCGGAAagcttgtttttgtcttgtttatgtgtttgtttattgtctGCTCTCTACTTTGGTCATGACGGTAGCCATGGTAATACAACTGTAACTTTCCCCTCGGTCTGCACCTGCATTAAAAGTAGTCTAACCAGTGTACATGCTATGTAACTATTCACTTACAAAATTAATACAGTTGTAATACAAATTCAAATCTATATACCTATTGTACATAATACATATAGTTAAAAGTATGCCTGTACAACAAACTGTATGCCTACATAATTGTATTaacattttagaagaaaataAGGATTAAAGAAACAATTATTTGAATGGCTACTGAAAAACGCTACTGATAAGGTAaatccataaaaatgtatttgtatgtgaCATTCAGATTATCACACATCAATGTACCTTATTTGCGTTTAAACACTCCAACAGGtcaaagtttaattttaatttttcaacTTTGTCTGGTCAAGTTCCATGACTCATAATAAAGAAATTGTATTTCTTCAACATTTGTACTAAAtactgaaaaagtaatttaaatctGCCATCACCCTGTTTTTAGACCATTACCTTGTTCcattccttcttttctttccATTCTTATTTGTCACCATTTTTCTAATATTATACTGCTTGCCATTAGGAGCTACATGTCAGTAATTCAAATATATGTTACTTTCAATTGCAGTGGTATAATTCAGTCATCAAATTTCAGGGAATGGTTGGCAATATGAGTTTTTCTGTCATTTAAGTTGCTGTATGCTTCTGGTTTTGGAATTTCTTTTAACAACCACAGGACCAAATGCAACGCTGCTCCAGTTACCTGCACCCCCAGAACTGGCTAACACCGCCATTAGACAACCACAGAGTCCTGCATCTTCAGACAgtaatttcatgtttttatttattctactTTACTTGCTCACAATGCAAATGgaatataaagtatttttaagTCTGGGCTCAAAACAGTCTTTCAACTTTCCTGTTCCTTTTTCAGTTTCTGGATGTTCTCGTCCAATGCTTCACCGTTCACCCACAAGGTCTGAATCAACAGAAACATTTAGTCCAGTGTCAGCCAGTAAGTcagtaaacatttttttacaaCCCTCTACATACACCTTGGCAATAGAATCGCCATGTCCATGATCAGTTGCATTCTTCATAGTTGTCAATTCTCCTACCTCACTTATAGGAGCAGCTGTCTTTAAAAACTTTTTCAATGAGCTTCAacgctgtttttttctttttttttctcttcaggaTCTAGGCGTTCTCGCACACCTCAGCGTGGAGTTCGAATGCCATCACAGTCCGGTAGCAGAAAAGGTCGGACCTCCTCATCCAGCAAGTCCATGATTAGTTGCATTCTTCATAGTTTTTAAAGACAGCTGCTCCTGCAATAAGTGAGTTAGGAGAATTGACAACTATTTCAATGAGCTTCaacgctgttttttttttttttttctacatgatCTAGGGGTTCTTGCACACCTCAGCGTGGAGTTTGAATGCCATCACAGTCCGGGAGCAGAAAAGATCGGGCATCCTCATCCAGTGAGTCCATGATCAGTTGCATTCTTCATAGTTGTCAATTCTCCTACCTCACTTATTGAGATTATTGCAGGAGCAGCTGTCTTTAAAAACGATTTCACTGAGCTTcaatgctgtttttttgtttgtttttgttttttacttcagGATCTAGGGGTTCTCGCACACCTCAGCGTGGAGTTCGAATGACATCACAGTCCAGGAGCAGAAGCTTATTCCCCATGTCTCAAGCTAGTACGTCCATGGtcaatatttattattgtatcattCTTTAATAAGCATAAAGTAAGATTTATAAAATacttgacaaaaataaattaatgtgttttcttCCACAGAATACCAGAAGTCAGTGCTTGGAAAGCTAGTTGAACTTCTAGATGAGATAAAAAGAGTCGGGAGGCACTATGAGCCCCTGAATTCGGCTGTCCATGTTGCTAGACTAGAAACCTTAGAAGAGTTTGCTCAAGAAGAGGCACGTCTCAAGGACCGCAACCTCTGGGAACAAAGGGTATGATTTATACAGAAATTGGACTACACTCAATTAGATGTTAATTAGACTAGACCCCCAAGTCTCCAAAAAGTCTAAATGATCTATATTGTACAAAAAGATGCTTTTCTCATGCATCTGTTAACATGCACAGCTTTATATAATGTGTAATTGAGGGACACTCAGTGCTCAAATTTTCGTATAGGCGTATTTTCATGCCTTTTATATTAGAGGTATACTGTCCCATAATATTTTGCATGGACTCAACATGTATGGAGGAGTCAACATGACCAGTTCCCATTTAAGCTCAATCTGGCAACAGTCAGGATATTACCAATACCATGGGTTTATTCATAATGTATTGAGTGGCTTTTCATGTGTCATGTACAGGTGTCCCAGCTCTCAAAGGTGGGAGGGAGGAACGATAAAGACTGCGTCCATAAAGTGATGGACAGGTATTAAACAAATGTCACATGCTCAGAATATAGAATGTAATTATGCAGTTACATTTTTACTCATTGCCTGCTCTGTTTGCCCTCCTCTTAGCACATAGAAAAGCAAAAATGCGGAAAGAGATGATTCATTAGGAGTAATGCAAGCATAAAGGAATATTTGTAGAATGTAGGCATGGACCTCACCCTATGATTTTGTGCATGTATTCTCAGGCTTTTCACCAACAGCCTAATGGCATCTTTCAACATGAAGGGGCGGGGTAGCAGTGAGAAAAAAGCCTTCCAGGATACCACTTTTTACTCTGTGGTAAAAGGTAActgcatttttcatgcatatatatatatatatatatatatataattaatttagcTTACCAATTGTATTTCTTTTGGAAAGGTATGCAAATCCATGCAATTGTCAATtgattaaatgtaaatacaatgtgtAGGAGCCTTAATGATGTAAGACGGGGTTTATTCATGCACAAtctaatatattttcttttgcaGCTGCAGTAATGAAGTGGAGTAAAACTGCCACAGAAGTTGAAATCAGGGCTGCTATGGCTGAGACACTTAAACATGCTCCCGGGAGAGCTGGAGGTGGAGGTCGCAAAGTGTGAACATTTGAAGGGTACATTTTCTGAGTTGTTTTGTGTTGACTCTTGGAATGTGCTTTTGGAATGTGAAATCTGTGTTGGTTACTGGTTTATTgcactatttaaaaatgtgttgttttaatAAAGCTATTCTAAGCTAACTCTAAAGCTTTGTTTCATTCATATGTTAATCTAAAATGTTATTGGCATATTAATGTGTTGGACTTGAGAATTGTCAATAGGCATAGAGTAAACGTTGAAGATTGACCTGTTTTCAACGTTGAAAAGTCGGGACAAATTTGACGtcttttcaattttcattttcaaccttCAGTGGACCGTAATTAGACGTTGAAGATTGACCGTTTCAACGTTGAAAGCGAATTTGACGCTTTCAATTTTCATTTCAACCTCAGTGACCGTAATAGACGCTATACGCTTTTTGCTAGCTGGGTTTGTTCTtttaagcggtgctttgagatcgatgcaaatAATCTGTGTAGgctaccgcagaggagaaaaaacggtgcgcgctgaaaaaaatgcacgcagtttaatcgcgttaaaaatagaacgcggatgcaggtggaatatgagcacagttgaatcgcgataagagaagaATACGAGGGAAATCCCGATGCGCGCTTAacaatggcagatgttaaggattaaagcctgaaaacagatatataagcgatgctaaaaaactagcgggctacaaacacagactctagctaggtgccagcagcaacaggtaaaatacacgcagatgagacagtagaaaagcggaaaaacctgaaatgcggtaaaatgacaaaggatataacaatGAAAGATGAATATAATGATGAACGTTTGAGAAGAAGAATAAGCAATCCTAAACAGGCTACAAACAAACTATTGTGCAGCGTGCTGTATTCAATGAAACATCAAGAGTGGTGCTTGAACTGATTAGACTGAATGTATGAGcatatctgtgagggctaaaatgtgttagagcgccacctgcaTTTAAGATATGTATACTGTGATGGTATGTGATAGAgaaagaaataatttttgtgCAGTTCTCTGAAAAATTAAGCCATTATTTcagttagtccacagtatgtgtgaattgtgctcttttaaatttgagtgtgcaAAATTGTGGGTGGCAGCCctaaaatgcaccagagtttaaggggttaatctGGCATGAGGGTCCAAAAAACAGGTGCAGTCATAAAAACAGGTCTTAAATCTTATGTTGACACATGTATCGGACAGTGGTACAGTTTATATTTATGGCTCTGCAGTTGGATTCTGTTGTTGATAGCTGGATGAAACCGTCTCCAAAATCACATCATGAGAAAGAAATGTGGTAAATAAATGTTCTCATCAAGTCtaaaattatatactgtacatctttAATTCGTCAAATTAATGTAGCACGAGTTAATAGTAAGATTACACAGTGTAGTAAAACAAGTGCACACGCACTGAGCACTTTCTTTGAAACACAATATAATACCGGTTAGGGCTTCCCTTTGCTCTAAAAACAGCCTTAATTCTtcatggcatggattccacaagatgctggaaacattcctttgagattctagtccatgttgacatgattgcatcaaaCATTTTTTACAGATTTTTCAGCTGCACATGCATGGTCACAGAATTTCTCATTCCACCACATTTCTCATTCCTTTCACAccatatgggctgaaatatgtgccaccagaaactgaatttgaaccatttatatttgaatttgaatggctaaacttgaataattgcattgaaaaactgaatttgaatcacataatttgaaattgtattgtttaattaaaattgaatttattcaaaaactgaatctgaattgtatcatttgaaattgaatttattcgtttggaactgaagtccaataaaatttgatcctcactgaaaattaaactctctatatatcttcacattcacttctcacaattcagattcagttctcaaattcaatttcaagttactgagacagacatccgggtagttggaggatgaaggaagagcaatcgagcgcagatcgatagatagcgttcataggttggtttcacgtgacgtcacgctgctgcatcgcgagagccgcaattcagatggagggcaggaagtgaaatagctgaggatctgccgtctggcaaaatgccaatgttttgtgtagtttacggctgctccaatcgttctaatcgagaaaagggaaagggtttttatagagtaccgaagattgtcactcataaaggtgagaaatgtaaaaagctcacagaacaacgccgtaaaagttgatttttaacgcatcgtctgcggtcgggaggagcagagtctgttaatgcccgtgtctgcagcgaccacttcgtcggaggtatgttagctagccaacgtgttttttgtgtctgtgtttatatagcattaggttgtcattaaatgctcatttacttagtaatgcttattaagttaccggtagtctaatatggacttgattggggcttttaggttgccctaagcttgtctaatctttcggagtctattgtcccattggagtaaggaggagggataataatcagtcagtccagtacctgagccctcacacatgtagtgtccaatacctgatccctgcttcttggctctgatgatgataagtaagaggacatggagtagtagtacctgagccccgacacatatcagtctgttaatatgttttcaacaagtgtaatacttttatccactagtccaattgtactggctatatgtattatatgtaatgaaatggattctaatctgttattgcacaccatgttcttgttattataacaattgttgaaaaatctaatcttgtaaataaaccaccatgtataattctgtcttctcaatggcatttaatgttttcatttaaattatacaacagccagaactcacaaagaccacactcataacaatagtcaaaatgtaatcttgtctcatacaaccgtattgatataacagcaatatcacacagcccactttcaagagtgcctggatcctttcattacattacacatgtgagtttgtaacttgctgtcccagtatttctggaagtatgccgtttctaaaaaagcctaacatcatcctaaagttcaagatcgggcaaaatcctttcaacaaaaatgtcattgtggttccacacaacaaaatcacagtactcagcgtctacaatgtgaagctgtccctgaacttggtagtagtagtcatgagtccggtccagcatgacattatccccatcattgatgaggcagaagcccttttccccagcacacaagcgcagattggcttcatcttggtgagagtgtggacactaaaatcacagagagaaggacacgtgaacaatagattaacaaatatattttctgcctttttgctcagtttaggacttgagacacgactcagtctcgagatttagggactttactacaacagagactgtaatattaccttaatcttgcaggtgccagttccgtgacagtcacaagcaacaatcccatcagggaggaccccatgtatggccacttggggttcagccagagaccactgtccatacaggagaagcctgcatgctcccgacccatcagcttctcatagactcctctggcttgtgcttcatgtttgcatccataactgtacacagtacacatgcaaaacatgaaaaggaaatgattacttagtattggatgtgtagagccagttcagtgatttaaatgccatttcctaacccctatacttagttctactcctgcataaccatagtcttataaccctataactaacgtgcaccaaagcaatgtgttactatacatttcatttaatattccaccagtaagatacatttacttaatagacaagcttctttttatccagattataccctctgttgtcagtgtttcttttctgGACATACACACTGTTTACACGAGGCCTTACCtctgccttaccctaattcaaaccctaaataccttgtagcggctgtggtgaacctatatgcttctgggtagcatatggccttgatcaagctcttggatggttgctgtgggttggtcttaatagcttgtttcagcttggaagcagttatgcgtccagctctttgcctaaaccaaatcctgcttgcactctgacttcgagttgccctctctacagcctggacctgggacatgatgagctcttctagctggaatacctggcatagctctccaagctctttggggggtagctgcagagtctctggtgttctgtattcaagaacagttttaggaagcatactagatttggggatgaattctttgtagtaaggctccctagccatcagtgctgcactccttggacagtttttgcttaaagtctcaaaaaaactagcatatgtttctgaccctctcttcactcttgggcatgaaattgatttcccaacctggttttcagttgtcctgccatcaatagaacagtcaagcttttttttttggctttagcagagaagtcgatcagagctactggagcagcaggaatctgaaaataagttaacacaaagaagatcattaagtccacatttctgtggtccataaccataacatatctatatgcagtataaatctggcgtatatcctatggctgtgagcaaaacaggtaaggctatcatcacaggattgagatgccaaactgtgtttatgtgggtctttgctgtcttagcttctctttgtccaacagggaaattgtgactgaccactttgtcacaagctacacatgttaaggcagaatatagaatagaaataatttaataaaaccccaacattaggtatgatggaatataatgaaaatcccctaaaagaagatgaaatgtaggctagatgaagacaagcaatctgcctgattaagtaaccaaaggggcacaatataaacattaatttaacatcataatttagcctacagttacagtgtccaaaaatacagtgtcaccttaccttttttacatgtgatggcatcagccacttgcactgctctgttgtgcaggaagctgtatcgctttctttcgaagtgtaaatgtgctatttttgtgttctagtcaaacggaattaactaacttatgcattcaattcaaatgaatagggctagtgctatggtgtaattgccctgaagtttatggccttacattatgctagcacctgccaaacacagcgacacataacttacacgcttactactctctctctctctccctctcagtaaCGTTACTCTGACAATGACAAACACGAGGAGAAGTTATCAggaaaaaaatcacactgaagacatgaccagtctacttggcggcggctaacactagctacgtttgcaacaacattttcaccggaggaagaggcaaacgcttagaaataataaacaccaggcaaaaatgttgttacaagagctagtaggctaccataaaaacgtgggattatagctactgtttgcaacgtcgggagaaagatttaatttcccctgtttctacaaaatagctataacattaacaacagttaaacaaaagatcgttagatcgtaaaaaaaaaaaattcattaccgtatttgtcccagccgaatccatggtggtggtggtcacgcaagtcaggcaagcacttcttctttgtttcatggcgggtaacgtactgtgctccaaaacattggtgctgattggcccaagaggagtcctgtgcgccaatgaacgctcgattgctcttccttcatcctccaactacccagatgtctgtctcagtaacttgaaattgaatttgagaactgaatctgaattgtgagaagtgaatgtgaagatatatagagagtttaattttcagtgaggatcaaattttattggacttcagttccaaacgaataaattcaatttcaaatgatacaattcagattcagtttttgaataaattcaattttaattaaacaaaacaatttcaaattatgtgattcaaattcagtttttcaatgcaattattcaagtttagccattcaaattcaaatataaatggttcaaattcagtttctggtggcacatatttcagcccatacacaCCATCCCAAaggtgtgaaagagtgtgtgtccaaacttatggggcttttccactgcacggtacaactcgactcatctcacttttttggggttttccactgtgaacAGTAGgctacctgatacttttttaataccacctcggtcgatgttagggatgggcgataccacttactCCCCGTCTATCCCttacttcgacattgtgtcgaagaaacgacactaggggtctctcttgagagccatTCTCATCATGagaattggcagacagaatttgcatgttccgcccccggacatacgggtataaatggagggaaatgagtctgtccattcagaatttttcttcggagccgaccggttgtgtgatcagcgagctgtattCATCTCTaaaagagcgtatgctgttggatctatggcacatatcagcggctttctccttctcagtgcagctttgcccccgagcacttcgacagtgcttttctaaaagagaatattttcttaaaataatttatttctctaaaagagcaatacacagtgtcgttgaacatccttttcccttccgccccccccggttcctttcttcccggaaatgcatgatgagctgactaGGTTGTGTGACTGCCCGTAACCGaccccctcgctcatccgctctcactaccctcgatggcggagcggtcCACGGGTACTCGGCGGTCCCCTacgtggacagagtggttgcgatccacctgtgtcctgagaacgccgccacctggtgggatcgcccggtgctccc from Xyrauchen texanus isolate HMW12.3.18 chromosome 50, RBS_HiC_50CHRs, whole genome shotgun sequence includes:
- the LOC127641323 gene encoding uncharacterized protein LOC127641323, encoding MTAAVLDKIARKCQQIERAQSQGNCGERELRVIDDCLRNAQRISYLLPLETYEELNRNLDEIRTMLSTHLRSEGTTAFSVSRRSSGPNATLLQLPAPPELANTAIRQPQSPASSDISGCSRPMLHRSPTRSESTETFSPVSARSRRSRTPQRGVRMPSQSGSRKGSRGSRTPQRGVRMTSQSRSRSLFPMSQAKYQKSVLGKLVELLDEIKRVGRHYEPLNSAVHVARLETLEEFAQEEARLKDRNLWEQRVSQLSKVGGRNDKDCVHKVMDRLFTNSLMASFNMKGRGSSEKKAFQDTTFYSVVKAAVMKWSKTATEVEIRAAMAETLKHAPGRAGGGGRKV